The window TATAGGGCCCCTGCTATGAGGAAGGGATAATGAGCCCAGTTGAATGTTTGTGGGTGGTTGAACAATCCAAAAGACCTCAAGTAGTCCCACAATGACAAGTGTAGGCAAGGCTGCAATACACTGACAGTCAAATCAATGTCAACTAAAATCACAGTTGTATTTTTCCGTGTTTTTCACAGAGACGGGATACAACCGTGATGACTCCCCTTGTCAGATTATATCTGTCACTGAAGACCCCGTGACCCCTGCCCCAGCCACCACCGACCAACCCGATGAGACCACAGACCAGGATGCCCAGCCTCTcggtccccctcatcccccattGGTCCCGTACCGGACTGTCATCCCCTGGAGGCCCAACGTCGGAGGAGGATGGGCGAGTGCCAACGGTTTCCCCCGCTCACCAACGTGGTTCTTCGGGTCGCAGGGAAACGCTCGCTTCCATCCTGCCGCGTTCCCGCTGCCAGGGAACGCTCACTTCCATCCTGCCGCTTTCCCGCTGCCAGGGAACGCTCACTTCCATCCTGCCGCTTTCCCGCTGCCAGGGAACGCTCGCTTCCGTCCTTCCGCGTTCCCGCAGCCGGGGAACGTTCACTTCCCCATCAGCAGTTTCCTCGGGGGCTATAACCCCCGTCTGGGACAACGGACCTCCGGTCGGCCTTACTGGCCCCGGGGTCTAGGTCTGGCGCGGCGGCGGGATTCGTCTGAGGAAATCTACGGATGAACGTGGGACGAAGCGTAAAAGCTAGTTCAGATTATCCACAGTTGCGCATAAAACGAGGCGTTTAGGGTTTACTGGAAAGCAGTTTTAGGATTTTACCATCACTGATGGTGAACACATCCGTCCCCATAGGTGGGTTGGGCTTGTTAACAGGCAACGTTGGTACTCGACAAtaaataatcaaatacaaaatatatgccgtttcttttttctcttcacCTGTTGAGAGTTCAACCAATGAACACTGCTTGCTCTCAAAGCAGGTCGAAACTAGAGTCAATATCGAAACATTCATCAAAGCCACAATGGGTGTTGATGAAAGCAATCATTAGTGACAAGTTAGTACGGATAGTCCTCTTACCTGTGTTGACACAAGCCTCTTGTGGTCATCTTCCCGTGGTCTCTGCAGTCTAGAGGAAAAACACTCGAAGTGTCTGGCTGGATAAACCACAAAGCTGAATTTATGGCTGTGGGCTAAATGTTTTTTTGGTGTACGTTTGGTACGTTTTTACTGCCACAGAGCGTTGTCTTAGTTGAACGCCAATAAAGATTCTCCATCAAAATATTTTCTTACTAGTGCACTGGGCTTTGTTCATAACATCAACAGCTTGAAGTCTTTAACATGACTGGGGAGATGAAAGGTGCTCTTTAGCATAACCGATATCGACGTCAGATCAGTGATTTCTCAAAAGGACTCCGGCCACCACGCGAGCTCTCACAACAGAACGACAGCGAGGAGTGGTGCAGATGTCAGTAGTTTATTGTATGTCAAGTCCAACACATTCAAAATGAaagtaacaaaaaaacaaaacagatgcAGTTCCACCTGCATGTCTTGTTTCCCTACTGGCAacaaggagggaagaggagggtagagagaggaagaggagggtagagagaggaagaggagggtagagagaggaagaggagggtagagagggagaggagggtagagaggaagaggagggtagaggaagaggagggtagagagagaggagggtagagagaggaagaggagggtagagagggagaggagggtagagaggaagaggagggtagagaggaagaggagggtagaggaagaggagggtagagagaggaagaggagggtagagaggaagaggagggtagagagaggaagaggagggtagagagggagaggagggtagagagaggaagaggagggtagagagggagaggagggtagagagaggaagaggagggtagagagggagaggagggtagagagaggagaaagatgagGACTTCTTACTAACAGCTACTGAAGCTGAGAGGAGCTTCttcagagaaaaaagaggacTGGAATGATTCATCTGAAATCCACTCTACTGCTTTTTCAACcatgaaaagaaaagaaaaaagatatgATAGGCTATGTTCTTTAGAGGGCCTTTGACAAtcgggagggttagggtcactGAAATGttcagcaaaaaaaaacacaaaaaatctATCTGCTCACATTAAACATCTTTGACACCATTGTGACTTTAGTTTTTGCCCTGACTTCAGCATAATGAGAACTTCCTCAATCCTTGTTTTCCCATCAACCGTTGTTGAAAATTGTAAAAGGTAAAATTGcagttttgtttattttaagcACCCTTTCAGGCGCTTTCAAGCCGTAACCATGGCAGGCCGTAACCATGGCGGGCCGTAACCACGGTGACCGTAGCATACAGGCAACTGTGAAATATGTCCATTTGAGAAACAACCGCAGACTACCCTGAACCCACATCACTCtgcagaaccacaaacactgaTGTTCCAGACCAGGTCCGTCTGACTGGAGGACTGAGCTGTGGGACATGAGGGAGGTGGAAGGGAGAGTGTTACAGACCGCCACGCTGTCCCACATCCAGAGACACAAAGGACAGCCTCACAGCTGTTCTCCTCTCATGCCGGCTGAACGACTGGGACGTGTTTCTAAATAATCCTACGAAATCCCACCCTGTTGAGTTTTGACATGGTGAGGAACTGGGGGAGGAGTTCATACCCTGACAGTCCCAGACACAAGGACAGTTTAGCATTTCTAGAAAAAAAGTCCCATCAGATGACGTCTTCCTGTTCCAGTGAaggacacacaggaaacacacacctccaacttgTCCTCTCAGAGAGCAGAGGCCCTTCCCCGAACAGGAGGACAAAACAACATTTCAGTCTTTAGAGAAGTACCACCACTCTTATTGTGGCTTGTCTGGAACCAGCAAAGTGATTAAATGTGTTTGCTATAATGCAGCAAAACAGATGTAGCGGTGTCGTTTtggaacacacagagaaagcGTGGATGAACTGCAGAGCGTggatgggagttgtagtttgtCACAGAACGGATAGCAGAGGTGCCCCTCCGCACCCTTGAAGTCTcatacaaaatggctgccaaGAAAATAAAAGTTTGTTGTTGAGGGCCGAGAGGGCGATCCTGCCTGGAGCCACCTGGCGGGCTTCAACATCCCGCGGTCCAGCACAGTCACAACAAAGTCCAAGGTTTCCCTGTCCGTCACAACCACATACCATCTCATCAATACTGGAGACTTGGAACTGAACATAGGATTCACCTCCAAACTGACTTGGCAGTTCCAACAAACCAAAACATTTACCATTAACATGTAAACTGTACCGCATTATCCATGAGCCCCATCCTGTTTTCACCTCTACACCTTTTGAGCGTCTAAAGAGTTACCAGTGACCCCCTCGTCTCATCTCCCCAAACACAGCAGATACTATAAACAAATGTACAAAATAACTGACAGCAAGTTCTCGTAGGTACAGTAGGTCTGAACAGTTTGTAAATCACTGCTTGTGCGGTGGGGGTTCTTTGTGTGAGGAGCGCTCTGCAAGTTGCTTTTAGCATTTAGACAAGACGGTTCAAAACTTTTCATTTATGGCAAAGTAGGGGAGCCCACGAACCCTCGATACTCAGACGCAACGTTAGAAAAGAGGAAACCGAAGGCACCATCATGCTTTTTTATATCAAgttgaaaaaaaaactaaaaaccaaaaacaaacatacagtaAACTATGATTTGTACATTTATTCTGTTCCAGGTTCAGATGGtgttggaagaggaggagccgtcCCAGGATCATGGTATCACAGATGGAGCAGAAGAGAGAAACAATAAACATCAACAAACGAAGATGAGAAGTCACTTCCTCAGCTtcacccccccgctcccccagcctAATGTTCTAAAGTAAAGTCCAGTTTGAGAGCTTTTATTTCAATTAATGAAAAGaaaagtggagggggaggggaggaagtaaAGAAGTCACATGTCAGTGGCGTTTCTGGTTAGGGTCAGTGGTGTTTCTGGTAGGGTTGGTTGGCTGTTGTCTTGTAAATATTGAAGTGTTTCTCTGGGTAGAAAGGAGAGAGCTCATTGATCAGAGCagacagcccccccacccccagatgtTCCTGCGTTCCACGACACCAGTGTGAACGAAGGGTGCCCCCTCTCGGCCCGCTGATGAGAGCATCAAGCAACTCTGTTTTGAAGCAGTGTTCTTTCCAAACAAAAGGAACAAAACACGCATCTGCTTTTCTCCCTcaaactgcacccccccccccaccccaacagtCACTGGGTAGAGAAACCACCATCTATAAAAATGTGCACGAGAGGGATTTTTGTGAAGTAGCGCCCCTGGCTAATCAAGGGATATAATCTCTTATCCAAATGGTGGACCTGTGGGCAGGGGAGGCAGATCAGTCCAGTCTCTTGATGAGGATCAGTCCTGGTTGGTCTGACGTTTTATTTTTCCtcaaatttacaaatgaatgtttttgaaacaggacacactgctcGTGAGACCAGAACACAGAAAGAAAACAGCCAAACTGTTTTGCTCATCTTGGTTTCATCCACAGAAGAAACTTGACATGTCGTCACATTTCAAAAAACCCaagaaaaagggaaagaaataaaaaataaaatttctcaacaaaaaaacaaaacaaaagtataTACGTTTATACATGTAgacttattttttttaaatcgttAACGAGAACGCGGTAGAGCAGATGAAGAACGTGGTACTACTTCCGAAACTGCAGGGGCGCTGTCCTCAGCGGCGCTGGGTGGTGAAGCGGCCCTCTCCTTGACCCTGGccttgcccccctgcccccctgccggAGCCCAGGCCAGGTTTGGGGGCCATGGCCCCACGCGGTGGCGGGCCCCTGCCGTCCCGCATCATGCCTCCTCCGGTGCCCACGATGCTGCGGGGCCCCCCGGGGCCTCTGTCGCTACGCCGCATGTCCCTGCGCTCGTCACCGCCGCCGCCTCGAGTCTCACGCTCACGCACCGCTCgggtcttcttctcctccacgtTCAGACGCACCTCGCCCCGGAACATGATGGGCTGGagccggaggaggagaggaggagccagaggaggaggggaggagccggaggagaggaggagccagaggaggaggggaggagccagaggaggagccggaggaggaggggaggagccagaggaggaggggaggagccagaggaggaggggaggagccggaggaggagaggaggagccggaggaggagaggagggggggaagaggagggtagTTAGCAGCCAGTCAAGGGAACGTTTTGAACAGAACATCATACCAACTCCTCCTTCAGTCACTGGTTTCCCCTAACAAGAGCAGGGATGTTCACAGGCCACACATAGCTTGCTTTTTCAAACTAGTCTTGAAAAATTTGAatgccttaaaaaaaaaaaggcaaaaaTCTATTAATAATTTATTCTAAATTTAGCTAATTCGTTGATGCATAAATACATTCTAATATTCTCCGTGGGACGTATTAGTGCCCTTTGAACCCTGACGAGGTGTGCCAACCAATCACCAGCGAAtcaaggaggatgatgatgcaaTTTGCCCCGCCCACCTTGGCTCCCAGGATCCTCTGCACGGGGTCGGAGTCGTCGAACACCACAAAGCCGAAGTTTGGCAGCTTCCCTCCGACGCCCTTCGTATTGATCCTCAGCTCCACCACGTTACCGAACGCTGAAACCAACGGTCATACCATTTAGAAACCTACTGTTTCATACTTAAACTGGTGTCCTGCATTTCTGTTGAGTGTTTGTCAAGTTTGGGAGAAACTAAGGCATGTTTTCTTTTGTTGCTAAATAACTGTCATTCTTGAaaactgcaacaacaaaaaaaagtatatatataataaaagtTTACtacaaaactaacaaaaacaacatttttTAACTTGTAAAAAATCAAGTGGAAAATTGTTAATATTTAGTTAATGTGAGGGACGTACTCATGAAGAACTCCTTGAGCTCACTCTCGATGATGTCGTGAGGAAGGTTTCCCACGAACAGCTGGTGGCTGTCAGGGTAGCGAACCACTCTTCTGTTGTCCAGCTCACTCGACTCAGAGTCGCCACGCCCTGCACGCACGTGACATCATCATTGAGACGCAGGGGCAagctgttgtgtgcatgtgtgtcctccagtgtgtgtgtgtttattcccaCATTTTGGGTTGTTTGGTGTCTAAAGCAGGCGCCTGCTGAGGCAGGTTGGaaacagaaacaggaagtgacggtTACTGCCGTTTTACCTTTGTTGACAAAACTGAAGTGTGGTTTCCCCGTTTGTGATTCTGAAGACGCAACACCATCTGACAGGGAGacgaggagtgagtttcaccacgTGAGAAGAGACCCGGGAACGGTGAGGTTTACAGAAACAGAGGGACAAAAGACTTTTAAACAACAGAGCTCAGCAGGGGCTTCTTATGCACCCTCTGGTGCTCTCAGAACCAGAGATGACTAACATGAAGCAGTTGGGACTGGGTCAAAacctgctggctggctggaggagaaagaacaagaaaagtggagagaaaaggaggggaagaggaggaacgaGTAAAGGAGGCGATAAGGAGGGTTAAAAGGAGgatggagaaaaggaggggaagagggaggatggggaagaggaggaacgaGTAAAGGAGGTGTAGGAGCCAATTGAGTCCTTTTGAGTATTTGAGTTGACATTCCAGTTTGTGTGACTTATTAGTAATGATTTAATTTGTATCGAATTAGCCTGAAGTAGGACGTTGTAattgtttctgagtgtgtgcccCCTATAGGTCAGACATTTACTGGCATCAGGATAAAGGTGTGACAGGCCAAGGAGGGTTCCGGCCTGCGCATACCATCATTGACCGTGATCGGGAAGCATAACCGGGAAACGTGCAGAGCAGTGAACTGATCACAACGAAACAAGACAATACTTTACTTTTGATGGAGCTTGCGAAATAAATGGAATCAAGTTCACTAAATCCACGTCTCCTGGACTCTATTCAGATCACGCGTCAAGATACAATCACCGGGACTCCAAGAAGTGGTCAAACAGATTAGCAAAGTTTTAGCCATTACAGGAGGCGATGAGGGTTAAAAGGAGgatggagaaaaggaggggaagagggaggatgggaaagAGGAGGAACGAGTAAAGGAGGCGATAAGGAGAGTTaaaaggaggatggaggaaaaggaggggaaGAGTGGAGGCCCCTATCTGGTTGTGGGTCTCACCAGGCCTGGCCCCCCGCGGTACGAACGCCGGTCTGTCACGCGTGCGCTGATCCCGGGGCCGGCTGGGGGCTGTCTGGGCCTCTGGCTTGGCCTCCACTCTGGGCTGctggacgacacacacacaagacagaggatgaggtttgCTTACTCCAGAACACTTGCCAGGCGCTAATACAGAGGTTACACCAGCACCCCCACTCATGCATCACATCTATTGTGTGCgtggcttagtggttagagcagggagTTCACCAACCCTGAcagctatggtgtgtgtggcttagtggttagagcagggagTTCATCAACCACCTCCTGCAGAGCTACACGTCAGTTGCTTCTGGCTCCAAACACGCGTATCTGATGCAACACTAGTTACCTGATCAACCAGCTCATTATTAGCAAAAACCAACAGGCAAGTAGCTCTCTAAGTTGGGCTGGAGACTCCCGAGTTGTAGCCTTTGACcaaaggttcaaatcccccagtGCTGTACATCTGATCTGATAGATGAATGTTTACCTGCGAGCTGGGTGCCTTGACAACGTGGGGCGAGATCCCGGAGGCGGGAACGGATCCGCTGGGTGGCAGGTTCTTACTGGTCACTGAGGCCCAGGAGAAGGTCTGCGGGGGGAACGTCCTCGTCAGTCAGGAAAAtaaagcttttctctttgaaccTTCAGTCACAATAGCCATGTGTTTGTTGTTTACGAAGGACACTAATAACGGACTGGATATACGGTTGATCTTCCATCCATTGTGAGCAGCAGACAAACTACACAGGCCAAGGTGGTCTAGACTAGGACCAGAAGGAGTACAAGGGGGCTGGGCTGTGGGGACCTCACCTTGGGGGGCTcctgggtgtggggtggggacCTCACCTTGGGGGGCTcctgggtgtggggtggggactCCATGGGGGGCGGAGAGGGGGCCTTTTCCACCTCCTCCAgaaccttctcctccacctcgggCTTGGCCTCCTCGGTCTTGGGCTCTggttccccctccacctctggcTCCGGCACCGGCTCCTCCATGGGCTCCTCTACACCGTTACTACGGGAACAGGAGGGAACACCACCGTTACTACGGGAACAGGAGGGAACACCAAGCTATTTATTTTGTCTGGAGAGACACCTGCCTGTAGGTTTTTGCTCCAACCCTAAcctagcacacctgattctagcCCTAAcctagcacacctgattctaaccctaacctagcaCACTTGATTGTAACAATTAGAAAACCAACAGGCAGGTaggtctccaggaacagggttggagacccctggCCTTAAGTTTAGGGCTCTTCAAATGTAAGGTTGGGTAAAAAGGGACACCATTAATAAAGCTGTGTGTTGGTTTTATTGCCATCTTGGTACATTGTTTTATTGTAAGACTTGTGAAATTGAGATGTTAGTGTTGAACAGCAATGATCACCGTGGCTGATGGCTGAGACATGGTTACTCTGCAGTGTGGCTAGTAACACAAGACTGTTCCTTCCGTCTGACCACCAAAACACTTTAGAACTAGACACTTCTGCTGTACATTCTATATGCACTCTGTTTATAGCTCATGGAAATAAAAAGTctgcagggctcaacattaacatttttcatcaggccagtgggtttgaaacttactggccccaagacagtttttactggccccccctccaaaagttgtaatttgtcattgttacaacaaaaccaaagacttataagttgtgttattctgttaacatgtttaaccatttattaaacacatcctggatataaaaagaacaaaaatgaaatcacatttctagtgataaaaaattaaaaggtaatagtcagcaaaacaattgacttttaacctcaaacatgacgtgctctcttccctgctgacagccatctctgcacaactctgtcaggctgaaactgaaacctctggtccctcaatgctaatatataaaagcttccatagcatttcatcagtatgatactaagtacccaagtcaacgccattcttctgctgcaaaaaaaagttgccgccgtttgagctcgtagctctactttgctgccatcttcactttactgtctcgcgccagtctcgtgccagttgttaaaaaatgtatcgacaTTAGAGAaccacaatttgacaaccactcgtcactcactactcaactcttgatttgccaactgtgcgccccacgagctgcaaagttatttatgcatttagcagatagcaaaacatatgaaggatgttaacttctACAATGcgaatttttttttcaatcaataatttgcagtggcccgatcgggccagtgagttgctagtttaactgtcactacgttactttttactggccccgggccatctgaccatcgttattgtcgagccctggtctgctaaatgaataaaaaaggTAAACGTCTGCCGTTGTTATACTCACGAGACAGGGTGGGGTTCGTAGTAGGTGGTGCTGTTCGGGCTGTCCTGCAGGGGTTCTGGGGACACTGGCCTCtcttccgcctcctcctccacctcctcttctgacTCTGAGGAAGTAACCCCACACAGGTTAAAGGTCAGATCCAGAGCCCTCTCATGTAGACTTTCAGAAGAGCTTCCTGTGCAAGTCTGTACGTGACTGACAAGCAATATGAACCTCATTCCAGACACCCTTGTTTGTTTTAGATAAACTAATCATCCTTCTGTACTGTCTGGAATACAGTCCTAATCTGTGTTCGATAAAGTATGAATAACTGTCCTAATTTGTGTTCTGTACAGTCTAAAATACTGTTTCAATCTGACTTCGTCAGAATCTGAATTATAATCTCACCCTCATCCAGCTCAGCCTCTGAGTCGCCAAACACCTCGTCCTCGTAGCGGAATATGTCGTTGTGTACGTAGAACTTGTTTGCCACAGATCcctgtcaaaacacacacacacacttaagtacCCCTGCTGGCAAAGGCAACAGCTAATAGGTCTGATCAACGGATTGGTTTAAGAGCTAATGCTCCAATCCATAATATGCCTTTAAACTCTATCAGAGTAGAGACGtttgagaaagaaaggggggtgGAAACCTCATTCGACAGAACGAGTTTGCAGAACTAGCTCAACCATTGGCAACCGTCCAGAAACACCACCACTCCTCTTCTCAGAGGAGTCAGTGGTGCGTAACTGAGGCCACTGCTCACCTCTGGGGCGAGCACGAACGTCTGCATGAACTTCCTCATTGGCTGTCCATTGTTGGACAGCTCTCCCATCACCTGGACGACCACGCCGTCGTTCAGCGTGGCGTGAGCGTCAACCTGCCTGATCTTCGTGTGGCACTCGCTGAACTGCAGGGACATCACCTTTTTGTGGATCTCCTGCTcggaacaggaagagaggaacagaaagagGATTCAAAATTAAAACTTTATTCTTCTATCATCAAAGGAGAAGAACAGTAAATTGAGGTTGTTGaaaaaaaacaactgaaaaACGAAACTTGAGATTTTTACTCTCGATAACTTCCTCCAGGGCTTCTCCACAGGGGTGACGCGTTCTAAATCTTATCGACAAACATGGACCTTCTGACGGTTGGTTGTGAGCAGGGCTTGTTTACAGTTGTGAGCTTTACAGGGAACCTAAAGGTGTAGCTGAAGGGGAACCTACCGCTTGGCCGTAGACCGCTTCCGCCACCTTGCCGTTGGAGTCGAGACCACCGTGAACGTAGGAGGAGTTCCTTCCATAGAACCTGCCAAGACGAAACGTACACAAAGCTCAGACCTACAGACACACCTCAAACCAGACCTACAGACACAGCTcagaccagagacacacacacctcagaccagACCTAGACACACCTCAGACCAGACCTACAGACACAGCTCAGACCTACAGACACAGCTCAGCGGTGGAGCacgactgcagatcaagagctcACTGGATGAAAGGTGTCCTGCTAAATGAATCCTTTACGAATCCAATTTGTATTATACTGAGAGCACTGTCTACTAAGCCTGGGTATCACAACAACAGGGTCTCTCGACGTGTCTTGGGTACAGTGTTGGCTGGCAGTTACCCTGCAATAATGGATCGGTGAGGGTTGTAATCAATTCAGGTTGGGTATATCTCAGTTGTAGGGCATTTGACTGCCtaacaagaggttgcaggttcaaatccccctcagcacccctaCCTCCCTTCTGTGACTGCCAAATGAACACTCACAATGTGTTAGCTTGAAAAGCTAAGCATGCATGGAGAATGTTGAGGTGGCCCTTTACCTGTGGAGGAAGTCTGGTGCCTTGTTtagcagtgtgtagtactgCCTCACGAACTCCCGGCCGACCAGCAGGGAACTTGGCTTCTCCATCACCATTTCTTTGGTAAACAATATGAAGCGCTGGAAAACAAACGCGGGAGATTTAGGGGCGGTGGGAAGTCCAGGGACTGACCTTCGGGAGGTAGAACATGTGTCTATGGGTAGAACCTTGTCTCAAGGAATTACTTGCAATGTTGTAGAACATTGCTACGTTAAAATGAGGATGGAAGACAAGGCTTGGAGCATTCTGATTTTGGCCACGGTATGACATATTGCAAAGTATATAAAAAGtatacaaatatataattaattgTAAAGGATAAAAACACTACCACAATTATCCTTCTGGTTAACAGTATCATGCATGAAGGGACTTCAACTCTAGGGCAGTGTTTAAATGCTAGAGACAAAGTATTACGCAATAATCATTTAAATGTAATTGATGTCCTTTTGATCACGTTTAGGTACACAATACAACTATACGACAATGTCATTTAAATGAGATAAAAGGTCCTGGGTTTATACTCAGCAATAATATCATGCACATTCGGGTTGAATCAAAGTTAAAGTCGAGCTACTTTATGGTAAACCAGTTGAATGTGCATACATTTGAACGAATCGCCTCGACAGACATGATAATCATCCATGTGTCGTTGTAAAATGTCTTCATAGTAGCTAACCTAGAATGCTAACGTTAGCACCAGCAGCGTGCAACTGCGCCATCATTGCAATGTGAAAGGGGACAAAAAGACTGGATCAAAAAATGCATAGCCGTGTTTTTTCCACTAATACAACGGGCTGCGGAGAGACTTCATTGTACGTCTACCACAATACGACAAGCTAATAAAAACGTGCCCTTaataattttaattgtattaatTTAACTGGGGCCTATTGTAAATGATGTAGACTGCGGAAGGCCTCCCGCGACCTCGCGACTAGTACGATTCCTAGCTTGCCATCTAGATGGGAACTTGGATCAATGCGACATCAAATCTACCCAACCTCTTTTTACATGTCACACGTCCCACTAAATGTATTGATTAACATACAGAACGAGGTATTATCTTGGCTAACGCTTAACCACGTAGTTAGCATGATTTTTGTTTCGCAGGCCAGTTAGCTGCCCAACTTGTACAAGCCAGAAAGGTAGCTACCCAGCTTTTTGATGTGTATTTTATGGCTAGCTACCGGATTTAAGAACTGGCCATTTGACAACCATCATACCGTTTTAGTTGGTGACGGTAACTTGTTGATTTTATGATGGTTTGCCATCGTCATGTCCACAGTATATGCCGGTTCTACCGGAATGATAGCGAAACCGGTGGGCTCATGGCGGCTAACTCGACCTGTGGCGTCGTTCTAATTCCGCTGACGGTCTTGCTGCTTTCTTTTATTTGCGAAACAATTCTCTCGTTTAACCCAAATGTTCCCCGTCGTACCTCAGTTCAGCTAACGGTC of the Osmerus eperlanus chromosome 14, fOsmEpe2.1, whole genome shotgun sequence genome contains:
- the LOC134033840 gene encoding protein diaphanous homolog 1-like, which codes for MAPRLTTHLLCLMILSQLAHPSDEASLPDKTSAPRGDFPNVRGDVHPHDGYETGYNRDDSPCQIISVTEDPVTPAPATTDQPDETTDQDAQPLGPPHPPLVPYRTVIPWRPNVGGGWASANGFPRSPTWFFGSQGNARFHPAAFPLPGNAHFHPAAFPLPGNAHFHPAAFPLPGNARFRPSAFPQPGNVHFPISSFLGGYNPRLGQRTSGRPYWPRGLGLARRRDSSEEIYG